A region from the Candidatus Electrothrix scaldis genome encodes:
- the clpB gene encoding ATP-dependent chaperone ClpB produces MQLDKFTVKSQEAIQAAHSLAEQFGNPEMQPEHLLKALLEQPEGVVVPILQKLGVTPAAVLSEADQLIAKLPKVSGSGAGQSYMSKAFSKVIDQAAKEASSMQDEYVSQEHLFLGILKSDTLAPTVQMLQRMGINPVTFLQALTSIRGNQRVTDPYPEDKYQALEKYARNLTDVARRGKLDPVIGRDEEVRRIIQVLSRRTKNNPVLIGEPGVGKTAIVEGLAQRIVNGDIPATLEGKQVISLDLGLLIAGAKYRGEFEDRLKAVLKEVEKKAGEIILFIDEIHTLVGAGASEGSIDASNMLKPALARGELHCVGATTLDEYRKYIEKDAALERRFQPVLIQEPSEEDTVAILRGIKEKYEVHHGVRIQDAATVAAVMLSNRYISDRFLPDKAIDLIDEAASRLRIEIDSMPTEIDELDRKRIKMEIEQEALKKEKDKASKEQLERLKKDLAELNEQLNAMKGQWQLEKDVIQRIRDIKAQIDEAHIEEQRAERTGDLSKVAEIRYGKIVQLNKDLEAENAHLAEIQEKSQMLKEEVSSEDVAAVVAKWTGIPVDKLLEGEKEKLVHAEGELARRVVGQKEAISSVANAVRRARAGLQDPDRPLGSFIFLGPTGVGKTELARSLADFLFDSEQAMIRIDMSEYMEKHSVARLIGAPPGYVGYDEGGMLTEAVRRHPYSVILLDEIEKAHPDVFNVLLQALDDGRMTDGKGRTVSFKNTIMIMTSNLGSHLIMELSEKDPDEMRRQVDELLHRQFRPEFLNRVDEIITFHGLTREDLLQIVDIQISRMAKRLAERKYTIELTEAAKQFLVETGYDASYGARPLKRAIQRYIEDPLALEILEGRFSEGDTVRIDRGEGKLIFTR; encoded by the coding sequence TGTCCAAGGCCTTTAGCAAGGTCATTGATCAGGCGGCTAAAGAGGCTTCTTCCATGCAGGACGAGTATGTCAGCCAGGAACACCTTTTTCTCGGAATTTTAAAGAGCGATACCTTGGCCCCTACGGTGCAGATGCTCCAGCGTATGGGGATAAATCCCGTGACCTTTCTTCAAGCCCTCACCAGCATCCGGGGGAATCAGCGGGTCACCGATCCCTACCCGGAGGATAAATATCAGGCCCTGGAGAAATACGCCCGCAATCTGACGGATGTGGCTCGGCGCGGTAAGCTGGACCCGGTCATCGGGCGGGATGAAGAGGTGCGTCGGATCATCCAGGTACTCAGTCGCCGGACCAAGAATAACCCGGTGCTTATCGGTGAGCCAGGAGTGGGTAAGACCGCCATTGTTGAAGGACTAGCCCAGCGCATCGTCAACGGCGATATCCCTGCCACGCTGGAGGGTAAGCAGGTTATCTCCTTGGACTTGGGCCTGCTCATTGCCGGTGCCAAATACCGGGGAGAGTTTGAGGACCGGCTTAAGGCTGTGCTCAAAGAGGTGGAAAAGAAGGCTGGGGAGATCATTCTCTTTATTGATGAGATCCATACCCTGGTAGGGGCAGGGGCGTCAGAGGGTTCTATCGATGCCTCTAATATGCTGAAGCCAGCTCTGGCCCGGGGGGAACTCCATTGCGTGGGCGCCACCACTCTGGATGAGTACCGCAAGTATATAGAAAAAGATGCAGCCCTGGAACGCCGTTTCCAGCCGGTTTTGATTCAGGAGCCCAGTGAAGAGGATACCGTGGCTATTTTGCGCGGCATTAAGGAAAAGTACGAAGTGCATCACGGGGTACGCATCCAGGATGCAGCCACTGTGGCAGCGGTGATGCTCTCCAATCGCTACATCTCTGACCGCTTTCTGCCGGATAAGGCCATTGACCTGATTGATGAGGCGGCATCTCGGCTACGTATCGAGATTGATTCCATGCCCACTGAAATTGATGAGCTGGATCGTAAGCGAATCAAGATGGAGATTGAGCAGGAGGCCCTGAAAAAGGAAAAGGACAAGGCATCCAAAGAACAGCTGGAGCGCTTGAAAAAAGATCTGGCTGAGCTGAACGAGCAGCTCAATGCCATGAAAGGACAATGGCAGCTGGAAAAGGATGTGATTCAGCGTATTCGGGATATTAAGGCGCAGATTGATGAGGCCCATATTGAGGAGCAGCGGGCAGAGCGCACCGGTGATTTGAGCAAAGTGGCTGAGATCCGTTATGGTAAGATCGTTCAGCTGAACAAAGACTTGGAGGCGGAGAACGCGCATTTGGCTGAGATCCAGGAAAAGAGCCAGATGCTCAAGGAAGAGGTCAGTTCTGAGGATGTGGCTGCGGTGGTGGCTAAATGGACTGGTATCCCTGTGGATAAGCTGCTGGAAGGGGAAAAGGAAAAGCTGGTCCATGCCGAGGGCGAACTGGCTCGTCGGGTGGTGGGGCAGAAGGAGGCTATTTCCTCGGTGGCGAACGCAGTGCGCCGGGCCAGGGCTGGGCTACAAGACCCGGATCGACCGCTGGGTTCCTTTATCTTCCTCGGTCCTACTGGTGTAGGAAAAACCGAATTAGCTCGTAGCTTGGCTGACTTCCTCTTTGATTCGGAACAGGCTATGATACGCATCGATATGAGCGAGTACATGGAGAAGCATTCCGTGGCTCGCCTGATCGGAGCGCCTCCAGGCTATGTGGGCTATGATGAGGGCGGGATGCTCACCGAGGCAGTGCGGCGGCACCCATACTCAGTCATCCTGCTGGATGAGATTGAGAAGGCGCACCCGGATGTGTTCAACGTTCTGCTTCAGGCCCTGGATGATGGCCGGATGACCGACGGAAAAGGGAGAACGGTCTCCTTTAAAAACACCATCATGATCATGACCTCCAACCTGGGCAGTCACCTGATTATGGAGCTGAGTGAGAAGGATCCTGACGAGATGCGACGGCAGGTGGATGAGCTGCTGCACCGGCAGTTCCGGCCAGAGTTCCTCAACCGGGTGGATGAAATTATCACCTTCCACGGCCTGACCCGTGAGGATCTGTTGCAGATCGTGGATATCCAGATCAGTCGGATGGCCAAACGACTGGCGGAACGCAAGTACACTATAGAGCTGACCGAGGCGGCCAAGCAGTTCCTGGTGGAAACCGGCTATGATGCCAGCTACGGTGCCCGCCCCCTGAAACGGGCTATCCAGCGCTATATTGAAGATCCGCTGGCCCTAGAGATTCTGGAAGGTCGCTTTAGTGAGGGGGATACGGTGCGGATTGATCGGGGAGAAGGAAAGTTGATATTCACCAGGTAA